The Stigmatella erecta genome window below encodes:
- a CDS encoding NAD-dependent epimerase/dehydratase family protein yields the protein MKLLVTGGTGFLGIHLVPKLLDAGHEVRLIGRSKPTLPSLARAEYIPGDLKDREAVRRALQGVEAVYHLAGLVSFRDRDARQMYALHVDATRELLKDVREAGVKRFILASTSGTVAVSKDERVGTEADDYPITVVGRWPYYLSKIYEEKLTLEFCRKHAIPLVVLNPSLLMGPGDDRLSSTWTVVKFLNRELPAMPGGGMSFVDARDAAEGFFQALTRGELYGRHLMGVNMSMTDFFDRLERLTGVAAPRLRLPSQLNVLGAHVLERWAKMRGSEAVLDPQEVDIGEHYFYLDATKAERELGFVARDPQQTLHDTVQYIYTKMPPKSLPGIKGRLAEKREGT from the coding sequence GTGAAGCTGCTCGTGACGGGAGGCACCGGTTTCCTGGGCATCCACCTGGTGCCCAAGCTGCTCGACGCGGGCCATGAAGTCCGCCTCATTGGGCGCTCCAAGCCCACCCTGCCCAGCCTGGCCCGGGCGGAGTACATCCCCGGCGACCTGAAGGACCGCGAGGCGGTGCGCCGCGCGCTGCAGGGCGTGGAGGCCGTCTACCACCTGGCGGGGCTCGTCTCCTTCCGGGACCGGGACGCGCGGCAGATGTACGCGCTGCACGTGGACGCCACGCGCGAGCTGCTCAAGGACGTGCGCGAGGCCGGGGTGAAGCGCTTCATCCTCGCCTCCACCTCCGGCACCGTCGCCGTCTCCAAGGACGAGCGCGTCGGCACCGAGGCGGATGACTACCCCATCACCGTGGTGGGGCGCTGGCCGTACTACCTCTCGAAGATTTACGAGGAGAAGCTGACGCTTGAGTTCTGCCGCAAGCACGCCATCCCCCTGGTGGTGCTCAACCCGAGCCTGCTGATGGGGCCCGGGGATGACCGGCTCTCCTCCACGTGGACGGTGGTGAAGTTCCTCAACCGGGAGCTGCCCGCCATGCCCGGCGGTGGCATGTCCTTCGTGGACGCCCGGGACGCGGCCGAAGGCTTCTTCCAGGCGCTGACGCGCGGAGAGCTCTACGGCCGCCACCTGATGGGCGTGAACATGTCCATGACGGACTTCTTCGACCGGCTGGAGCGGCTCACCGGCGTGGCGGCGCCCCGGCTCCGTCTGCCCTCCCAGCTCAACGTCCTGGGGGCGCACGTGCTGGAGCGCTGGGCGAAGATGCGGGGCTCGGAGGCCGTCCTGGATCCCCAGGAAGTGGACATCGGCGAGCACTACTTCTACCTGGACGCCACGAAGGCGGAGCGCGAGCTGGGCTTCGTGGCGAGAGACCCGCAGCAGACGCTGCACGACACCGTCCAGTATATCTACACGAAGATGCCGCCCAAGAGCCTGCCGGGCATCAAGGGCCGCCTCGCGGAGAAGCGCGAGGGCACCTGA
- a CDS encoding AMP-binding protein: protein MSQLPELNVSQAFSGKRLLFAGSTGFVGKVTLSMLLTHYGQALDKVYVLVRKGSAASAERRFFDKVAPSEPFQPLRDALGDEAAMAFIRQKCQVLDGDITDPRMGLTEAQAEELTGKVAAIVNCAGLVSFNPSLEVGLNVNTHGVKYSVDLALQWSAPLIHMSTAFVAGNRSGLVFEDEEVAGYFPKKDELDGRDFSLEQELKDAERIVARLREQADDKALTSLFRKKALDRLAEEGRDSRDEKTLRLAVGRERKLWLTTELVRAGMERAQHWGWPNTYTYTKSLGEQVMAATPGLRYSIVRPSIVETSRHFPFPGWNEGFTTSAPLAFAGIKGQRGIPAGFKTILDIIPVDQVAGATLGITAHALTVHERRVYHLASGDENPFYASRSVELVGLYRRRYYRRKEGGNALLNAVRARIEPQPVTRQHFENLSAPAFVKGARLLKQAIDEMRPTWGAPAVQALLDRAKVKLDDVEDQASSLSQLIELFMPFLWENRYVFRCDNTRSVYTRMLPSDRAKIPWDPANIDWREYWMETHLPGLEKFVFPGLEEETKRRTVISAHRDLLELFDASVHAWRHRVAFRMVSGEREERLTYGEVHRYAGRIGSALLRAGVKHGDRVLLVSENRPEWGTAYFGILRAGATVVPVDPALTEAEVLNIARRSQARVCLLSDQSFEEYPGLAAALTSGENPSQVLSLAEAMSGDPAYPDGIGPVRKSAAADDVASLIFTSGTTGNPKGVMLTHRNFASLVAKLAGAFSIGVGDGLLSILPLHHTFEFSAGFLTPFSRGAEISYIDELTADRLGDVFETGRVTAMIGVPAVWQLLHRKITQELSSRPPLVEQAIKALQATHGELRNRSSINLGKLLFWPVHRKFGGRIKFLVSGGSALPDDVHKAFHAFGFNITEGYGLTEAAPVLSVAEGTNKRQPGTVGKALPGIEFRIDQPDNDGIGEVLAKGPNIMAGYFGDREATEAVLKEGWLYTGDLGRLDDEGRLYLMGRKKDVIIDANGKNVYPDELEEQYSPHEHIKELSIVGLPDEAGGEKVACLCVPDYKDRPREEVRRELEAHFRQASAEMPFYRRVKVLRFWDGELPRTSTRKVKRKLVVEELKRLERLASSGEKARDKVAHPTTGGVSDWLYPLVAEVVNRPLSDVRPEAHLAGDLGFDSLMLTELSVALEQAGVPLPAVNDLTQVNTVEDLRKLIVASGKRPAAETRAKEISEENKRSEEVEIPVPQLAADLGRQLLTFGQQVLYGGVFDVKVTGRPFVPQNRNFLVIANHVSHLDAGLIRTVLQEQGKKLVALAARDYFFDTPLKRAYFENFTDLIPMDRHGSLRESLRLAGESLRLGYNLLIFPEGTRSPSGELLEFKPTLGYLALTYEVDVLPLYLRGTYEALPKGTIFPKSKKLEVHIGPALKHTDLRNLTQGMSRSESYRYATRLAEDSVKALKEGHVLNIDAQATPQEQRKALRPSGGHDA, encoded by the coding sequence ATGAGCCAGCTGCCCGAACTGAACGTCTCTCAAGCCTTCTCCGGTAAGCGCCTGCTGTTCGCCGGCTCCACCGGCTTCGTGGGCAAGGTGACCCTCTCCATGCTCCTGACCCACTACGGGCAGGCGCTGGACAAGGTCTACGTGCTCGTCCGCAAGGGCAGCGCCGCGTCCGCCGAGCGCCGCTTCTTCGACAAGGTGGCCCCCAGCGAGCCGTTCCAGCCGCTCCGGGACGCGCTCGGCGACGAGGCCGCGATGGCGTTCATCCGGCAGAAGTGCCAGGTGCTGGATGGCGACATCACCGATCCGCGCATGGGCCTCACCGAGGCGCAGGCGGAGGAGCTGACCGGCAAGGTCGCCGCCATCGTCAACTGCGCGGGCCTGGTGTCCTTCAACCCCTCGCTGGAGGTGGGGCTCAACGTCAACACCCACGGGGTGAAGTACTCGGTGGACCTGGCGCTCCAGTGGAGCGCCCCGCTCATCCACATGTCCACCGCCTTCGTGGCGGGCAACCGCAGCGGCCTGGTGTTCGAGGACGAGGAGGTGGCCGGCTACTTCCCGAAGAAGGACGAGCTGGATGGGCGCGACTTCAGCCTGGAGCAGGAGCTGAAGGACGCCGAGCGCATCGTGGCGCGGCTGCGCGAGCAGGCCGACGACAAGGCCCTCACCTCGCTGTTCCGCAAGAAGGCGCTGGACCGGCTGGCCGAGGAAGGCCGCGACAGCCGGGACGAGAAGACGCTGCGCCTGGCGGTGGGCCGCGAGCGCAAGCTGTGGCTCACCACCGAGCTGGTGCGCGCCGGCATGGAGCGCGCCCAGCACTGGGGCTGGCCCAACACGTACACGTACACCAAGAGCCTGGGCGAGCAGGTCATGGCCGCCACGCCGGGCCTGCGCTACTCCATCGTCCGGCCCTCCATCGTGGAGACCTCGCGCCACTTCCCCTTCCCGGGGTGGAACGAGGGCTTCACCACCTCGGCGCCCCTGGCCTTCGCCGGCATCAAGGGCCAGCGCGGCATCCCCGCCGGGTTCAAGACCATCCTGGACATCATCCCGGTGGACCAGGTGGCCGGCGCCACCCTGGGCATCACCGCGCACGCCCTCACGGTGCACGAGCGGCGCGTCTACCACCTGGCCTCCGGCGACGAGAACCCGTTCTACGCCAGCCGCTCCGTGGAGCTGGTGGGGCTCTACCGCCGCCGCTATTACCGCCGCAAGGAAGGCGGCAACGCGCTGCTCAACGCGGTGCGCGCGCGCATCGAGCCGCAGCCCGTCACGCGCCAGCACTTCGAGAACCTCAGCGCGCCCGCCTTCGTGAAGGGCGCGCGCCTGCTCAAGCAAGCCATCGACGAGATGCGGCCCACCTGGGGCGCCCCCGCCGTGCAGGCCCTGCTGGACCGGGCGAAGGTGAAGCTGGACGACGTGGAGGATCAGGCCTCCAGCCTCAGCCAGCTCATCGAGCTGTTCATGCCCTTCCTCTGGGAGAACCGCTACGTCTTCCGCTGTGACAACACGCGCTCCGTCTACACGCGGATGTTGCCCTCGGACCGGGCGAAGATTCCCTGGGATCCGGCGAACATCGACTGGCGCGAGTACTGGATGGAGACGCACCTTCCCGGCCTGGAGAAGTTCGTCTTCCCCGGCCTGGAGGAGGAGACGAAGCGGCGCACCGTCATCTCCGCGCACCGCGACCTGCTGGAGCTCTTCGATGCATCCGTGCACGCGTGGCGGCACCGGGTGGCCTTCCGCATGGTCTCCGGCGAGCGCGAGGAGCGCCTCACCTACGGCGAGGTGCACCGCTACGCGGGCCGCATCGGCAGCGCGCTCTTGCGCGCGGGCGTGAAGCACGGGGACCGGGTGCTCCTGGTGTCGGAGAACCGGCCCGAGTGGGGCACGGCGTACTTCGGCATCCTGCGCGCGGGCGCCACCGTGGTGCCCGTGGACCCGGCGCTCACCGAGGCGGAGGTGCTCAACATCGCCCGCCGCTCCCAGGCGCGCGTGTGCCTGCTGTCGGACCAGTCCTTCGAGGAGTACCCCGGCCTGGCCGCCGCGCTCACCTCGGGGGAGAACCCCAGCCAGGTGCTCAGCCTCGCCGAGGCCATGAGCGGCGACCCCGCCTACCCGGATGGCATCGGGCCGGTGCGCAAGTCGGCCGCGGCGGACGACGTGGCGAGCCTCATCTTCACCTCGGGCACCACGGGCAACCCCAAGGGCGTGATGCTCACGCACCGCAACTTCGCCTCGCTGGTGGCGAAGCTGGCCGGGGCGTTCTCCATCGGCGTGGGCGATGGGCTGCTGTCCATCCTCCCGCTGCACCACACCTTCGAGTTCTCCGCCGGCTTCCTCACCCCGTTCTCCCGGGGCGCGGAGATCTCCTACATCGACGAGCTGACCGCGGACCGGCTGGGCGACGTGTTCGAGACCGGCCGGGTGACGGCGATGATCGGCGTGCCGGCCGTGTGGCAGCTGCTGCACCGCAAAATCACCCAGGAGCTCTCCTCCCGTCCCCCCCTCGTCGAGCAGGCCATCAAGGCGCTCCAGGCGACGCACGGGGAGCTGCGCAACCGCAGCTCCATCAACCTGGGCAAGCTGCTGTTCTGGCCGGTGCACCGCAAGTTCGGCGGGCGCATCAAGTTCCTGGTGTCAGGCGGCTCGGCGCTGCCGGACGATGTGCACAAGGCCTTCCACGCCTTCGGCTTCAACATCACCGAGGGCTACGGCCTGACCGAGGCGGCGCCCGTGCTGTCCGTGGCGGAGGGCACCAACAAGCGCCAGCCCGGCACGGTGGGCAAGGCCCTGCCCGGTATCGAGTTCCGCATCGACCAGCCGGACAACGACGGCATTGGCGAGGTGCTGGCCAAGGGCCCCAACATCATGGCGGGCTACTTCGGGGACCGCGAGGCCACCGAGGCCGTCCTCAAGGAGGGCTGGCTCTACACGGGGGACCTGGGACGGCTGGATGACGAGGGGCGGCTGTACCTGATGGGCCGCAAGAAGGACGTCATCATCGATGCCAACGGGAAGAACGTCTACCCGGACGAGCTCGAGGAGCAGTACAGCCCCCACGAGCACATCAAGGAGCTGTCCATCGTCGGCCTGCCGGACGAGGCCGGGGGCGAGAAGGTCGCCTGCCTGTGCGTGCCGGACTACAAGGACCGGCCGCGCGAGGAAGTGCGCCGCGAGCTGGAGGCCCACTTCCGGCAGGCGAGCGCGGAGATGCCCTTCTACCGGCGCGTGAAGGTCCTGCGCTTCTGGGACGGCGAGCTGCCGCGCACCTCCACGCGCAAGGTGAAGCGCAAGCTGGTGGTGGAGGAGCTCAAGCGCCTGGAGCGGCTGGCCTCCAGCGGCGAGAAGGCCCGCGACAAGGTGGCCCACCCCACCACGGGCGGCGTGAGCGACTGGCTCTACCCGCTCGTCGCCGAGGTGGTGAACCGCCCGCTGTCGGACGTGCGCCCCGAGGCGCACCTGGCCGGAGACCTGGGCTTCGACTCGCTCATGCTCACCGAGCTGTCCGTGGCGCTGGAGCAGGCGGGGGTGCCCCTGCCCGCGGTGAACGACTTGACGCAGGTGAACACCGTGGAGGACCTGCGCAAGCTCATCGTCGCCTCGGGCAAGCGGCCCGCGGCGGAGACCCGGGCGAAGGAGATCTCCGAGGAGAACAAGCGCTCCGAGGAGGTGGAGATTCCGGTGCCCCAGCTCGCGGCGGATCTGGGCCGGCAGCTGCTCACCTTCGGCCAGCAGGTGCTCTACGGCGGCGTGTTCGACGTGAAGGTGACGGGCCGGCCGTTCGTGCCGCAGAACCGCAACTTCCTCGTCATCGCCAACCACGTGAGCCACCTGGACGCGGGGCTCATCCGCACGGTGCTCCAGGAGCAGGGCAAGAAGCTGGTGGCCCTGGCGGCCCGGGACTACTTCTTCGACACGCCGCTCAAGCGCGCCTACTTCGAGAACTTCACGGACCTCATCCCCATGGACCGGCACGGCAGCCTGCGCGAGTCGCTGCGGCTCGCCGGGGAGTCGCTCCGGCTGGGCTACAACCTGCTCATCTTCCCGGAGGGCACGCGCTCGCCCTCCGGCGAGCTGCTGGAGTTCAAGCCCACCCTGGGCTACCTGGCGCTCACGTATGAGGTGGACGTGCTGCCGCTCTACCTGCGGGGCACCTACGAGGCGCTCCCCAAGGGCACGATCTTCCCGAAGTCGAAGAAGCTCGAGGTCCACATTGGCCCCGCGCTGAAGCACACGGACCTGCGCAACCTGACGCAGGGCATGTCGCGCTCGGAGAGCTACCGCTACGCCACGCGGCTGGCGGAGGACTCCGTGAAGGCCCTCAAGGAGGGCCATGTGCTGAACATCGACGCCCAGGCCACGCCGCAGGAGCAGCGCAAGGCCCTCAGGCCCAGCGGAGGACATGACGCGTGA
- a CDS encoding lactate racemase domain-containing protein, translating into MRPIKTLQKLYDEESQVVITEKGSPPRALFSGENFLLEDLPVGTRVIFPRPPMEGVPNVKAAIRWAINHPEGMDPLHALLRPGMKLTCVIDDISVPLPPMVTPDVRQSILEIVLELAADSGVDDIHLLIANALHRRMTEGEMRRMVGTKIFDAYYPDRYYNHDAEDPDGITELERTAHNEVVAVNRRVAESDLIVYVNVNFVPMNGGHKSMGTGVTNYASLQAHHNPKTIRDSDSYMEPKASALYKSNSRIGTVIDKHLKVFHIETTLNNRMFGAPTDFLAKKEEDYTEADRLKFQAMRFALGKMPRAAARKVLNAIPAPYDVTGVYAGATEPVHVKTLETSWKQYSVPVQGQSDIVIFPIPFISPYSVNSILNPLLVQVMGLGYFFNLNRGIPLVKKGGVLILLHPAYDEFDPEHHPSYIEFFNRILPETRDSMKLQHKYEREFAENPSYVHLYRKGNAYHGVHPFYMWYWGENGRQHVGKVIVAGAENNHVPALLGWDRTDTLTEAIEEARGFMGRSATISLLRIAPTLLADVKL; encoded by the coding sequence ATGCGCCCCATCAAGACGCTCCAGAAGCTCTACGACGAGGAAAGCCAGGTCGTCATCACCGAGAAGGGCAGCCCCCCGCGCGCCCTGTTCTCCGGGGAAAACTTCCTGCTCGAGGACCTGCCGGTCGGCACGCGGGTCATCTTCCCCCGCCCCCCCATGGAGGGGGTGCCCAACGTCAAGGCCGCCATCCGCTGGGCCATCAACCACCCGGAGGGCATGGACCCGCTGCACGCCCTGCTGCGCCCGGGCATGAAGCTCACCTGCGTCATCGACGACATCTCGGTGCCGCTGCCGCCCATGGTCACCCCGGACGTGCGGCAGAGCATCCTGGAGATCGTCCTGGAGCTGGCGGCCGACAGCGGCGTGGACGACATCCACCTGCTCATCGCCAACGCCCTGCACCGCCGCATGACCGAGGGCGAGATGCGGCGCATGGTGGGCACGAAGATCTTCGACGCCTACTACCCGGACCGCTACTACAACCACGACGCCGAGGACCCCGACGGCATCACCGAGCTGGAGCGCACCGCCCACAACGAGGTGGTGGCCGTCAACCGGCGCGTGGCCGAGAGCGACCTCATCGTCTACGTGAACGTGAACTTCGTGCCCATGAACGGCGGGCACAAGTCCATGGGCACCGGCGTGACGAACTACGCCTCGCTCCAGGCGCACCACAACCCGAAGACCATCCGGGACTCCGACAGCTACATGGAGCCCAAGGCGAGCGCGCTCTACAAGAGCAACTCGCGCATCGGCACGGTCATCGACAAGCACCTGAAGGTCTTCCACATCGAGACCACGCTGAACAACCGCATGTTCGGCGCCCCCACGGACTTCCTGGCCAAGAAGGAAGAGGACTACACCGAGGCGGACCGGCTGAAGTTCCAGGCGATGCGCTTCGCGCTGGGGAAGATGCCGCGCGCGGCGGCGCGCAAGGTGCTCAACGCCATCCCCGCGCCCTATGACGTCACGGGCGTGTACGCCGGGGCCACCGAGCCCGTGCACGTCAAGACGCTGGAGACGAGCTGGAAGCAGTACTCGGTGCCGGTGCAGGGGCAGAGCGACATCGTCATCTTCCCCATCCCGTTCATCTCGCCCTACAGCGTCAACTCCATCCTCAACCCGCTGCTCGTGCAGGTGATGGGGCTGGGCTACTTCTTCAACCTCAACCGCGGCATTCCGCTGGTGAAGAAGGGCGGCGTGCTCATCCTCTTGCACCCGGCCTACGACGAGTTCGATCCCGAGCACCACCCCAGCTACATCGAGTTCTTCAACCGCATCCTCCCGGAGACGCGGGACTCGATGAAGCTGCAGCACAAGTACGAGCGCGAGTTCGCGGAGAACCCCAGCTACGTGCACCTGTACCGCAAGGGCAATGCCTACCACGGCGTGCACCCCTTCTACATGTGGTACTGGGGCGAGAACGGCCGCCAGCACGTGGGCAAGGTCATCGTCGCCGGCGCGGAGAACAACCACGTGCCCGCCCTGCTCGGCTGGGACCGGACCGACACCCTCACCGAGGCCATCGAGGAGGCCCGCGGCTTCATGGGCCGCTCGGCCACCATCAGCCTGCTGCGCATCGCGCCCACCTTGCTGGCGGATGTGAAGCTCTGA
- a CDS encoding HAD family hydrolase: MPAKAAFYDVDGTLVKTNVVHVYAYYAMNRGSLLGMAGRTLGTVASLPLFGALDAFNRKVFNEFFYRYYEGLSEDRLLTVAEDMFEDVLKPALYEQSKDLIAEARRSGCRIVLVTGALDFAMRPLARYLGADELIANKMQFVGGKATGKVIPPIIEGANKANAIRDYCARESLSLAHCHGYSDSSSDYAMLAIVGRPTAVNPDMRLRSIARAYNWPILDLK, encoded by the coding sequence ATGCCCGCCAAAGCTGCCTTCTATGATGTCGACGGGACGCTCGTGAAGACGAATGTCGTTCACGTGTACGCCTATTACGCGATGAACCGCGGCTCGCTCCTGGGCATGGCCGGGCGCACCCTCGGCACCGTCGCCAGCCTGCCGTTGTTCGGCGCCCTGGACGCCTTCAACCGCAAGGTCTTCAACGAGTTCTTCTACCGGTACTACGAGGGGCTCAGCGAGGACCGGCTCCTGACGGTCGCCGAGGACATGTTCGAGGACGTGCTCAAGCCGGCCCTCTACGAGCAGTCCAAGGACCTCATCGCCGAGGCGCGCCGCTCCGGCTGCCGCATCGTGCTCGTCACCGGGGCGCTGGACTTCGCCATGCGCCCGCTTGCCCGCTACCTGGGCGCCGACGAACTCATCGCCAACAAGATGCAGTTCGTGGGCGGCAAGGCCACCGGCAAGGTGATTCCGCCCATCATCGAGGGCGCCAACAAGGCCAACGCCATCCGCGACTACTGCGCCCGCGAGAGCTTGTCGCTGGCCCACTGCCACGGCTATTCGGACAGCTCCTCGGACTACGCCATGCTGGCCATCGTCGGCAGACCCACGGCGGTCAACCCCGACATGCGCCTGCGCTCCATCGCCCGGGCCTACAACTGGCCCATCCTCGATCTGAAGTGA
- a CDS encoding NAD-dependent epimerase/dehydratase family protein, whose translation MHALITGGNGFLGTWLARALVARGDSVTCLLRRTSDVTGLAGLPYRRVDGDVTDPASLKQAVAGCGVVFHLAGIRRAAVREDFMRVNAEGTRHVCEALVQAGSQARLVLCGSLSASGPSSLERPHVEEDPFHPAEWYGESKAEAERIVLSYADRLPVTVVRPPRILGPGDHENLSFFKLVHRGIRLEIGGGPRPLTLVDVEDVVDLMLLVAERPEALGQAFFVAGSQYLSLEALQDIGAQALGLHPRTVHLPPWLLRALGAGADLVTQATGRKLPLNRKLARQLLAPAWTCSGAKAERLLGFRPRRDLADSIRRSARWYQEQGWL comes from the coding sequence ATGCATGCCCTCATCACTGGTGGAAATGGATTCCTGGGAACTTGGCTGGCCCGCGCGCTGGTGGCGCGAGGCGACTCCGTGACGTGTCTGCTGCGGCGCACCAGCGACGTGACGGGGCTCGCCGGGCTGCCCTACCGCCGGGTGGACGGAGATGTCACGGACCCCGCCTCGCTGAAGCAGGCTGTAGCGGGCTGTGGCGTGGTGTTCCACCTGGCGGGCATCCGGCGTGCCGCGGTGCGCGAGGACTTCATGCGCGTCAACGCCGAGGGCACGCGCCATGTGTGCGAGGCGCTCGTGCAGGCGGGCAGCCAGGCCCGGCTGGTGCTCTGCGGCTCCCTGTCCGCCTCGGGCCCCTCCTCGCTGGAGCGGCCCCACGTGGAGGAGGACCCCTTCCACCCGGCCGAGTGGTACGGCGAGAGCAAGGCCGAGGCCGAGCGCATTGTCCTGTCCTACGCGGACCGGCTGCCGGTGACGGTGGTGCGCCCCCCGCGCATCCTGGGCCCGGGCGACCACGAGAACCTCAGCTTCTTCAAGCTGGTGCACCGCGGCATCCGGCTGGAGATTGGCGGCGGCCCCCGGCCCCTGACGCTGGTGGACGTGGAGGACGTGGTGGACCTGATGCTCCTGGTGGCCGAGCGGCCCGAGGCCCTGGGCCAGGCGTTCTTCGTGGCCGGGTCCCAGTACCTCTCGCTGGAGGCGCTGCAGGACATCGGCGCCCAGGCGCTGGGCCTCCACCCCCGCACGGTCCACCTGCCCCCCTGGCTGCTCCGGGCGCTGGGGGCGGGGGCGGACCTCGTCACCCAGGCCACCGGCCGCAAACTGCCCCTGAACCGGAAGCTGGCGCGTCAACTCCTGGCCCCGGCCTGGACGTGCTCGGGCGCCAAGGCGGAGCGGCTGCTGGGCTTCCGGCCTCGCCGGGATTTGGCGGATTCCATCCGCCGCAGCGCGCGCTGGTACCAAGAGCAGGGCTGGCTATAG
- a CDS encoding SWIB/MDM2 domain-containing protein — protein sequence MAAKKAAAKKTAAKKAAPAAKKAAGAKKPNAAFMKEFNPTPELAAVVGDKPLPRTAVIKKLWDYFKKNGLNQGQLINLDDNLKKVYGNKKQIKMTEVAGAFKHLKE from the coding sequence ATGGCCGCAAAGAAGGCTGCTGCGAAGAAGACCGCTGCGAAGAAGGCTGCTCCCGCCGCGAAGAAGGCCGCCGGCGCCAAGAAGCCGAACGCCGCGTTCATGAAGGAGTTCAACCCCACGCCCGAACTCGCCGCCGTCGTCGGGGACAAGCCGCTTCCTCGCACCGCGGTCATCAAGAAGCTGTGGGACTACTTCAAGAAGAACGGTCTCAACCAGGGCCAGCTCATCAACCTGGATGACAACCTGAAGAAGGTCTACGGCAACAAGAAGCAGATCAAGATGACCGAGGTCGCCGGCGCCTTCAAGCACCTGAAGGAGTAG